From one Cupriavidus oxalaticus genomic stretch:
- a CDS encoding flavin reductase family protein, protein MTATSMSFVPFDQRQLRDVLGTFVTGVTVVTTRDADGVAHGVTVNAFSSVSLEPPLILWSQAIASRSYPAFRDSPRFAVNILAHDQIGLSQHFARSREDKFHGIAHHCGLGEVPILEGVAAHLECVQVAAYPGGDHVVYIGRVERIGRSGRAPLAFGHGEYQVVRAAQAVQAAQAAQAA, encoded by the coding sequence ATGACCGCGACTTCCATGTCTTTCGTGCCCTTCGACCAACGGCAACTGCGCGATGTGCTCGGCACGTTCGTCACCGGGGTGACCGTGGTCACCACGCGCGATGCCGACGGCGTCGCCCACGGCGTCACCGTCAACGCCTTCAGCTCGGTCTCGCTGGAGCCACCGCTGATCCTGTGGAGCCAGGCCATCGCCTCGCGCAGCTACCCCGCCTTTCGCGACAGCCCTCGCTTTGCCGTCAACATCCTGGCGCACGACCAGATCGGCTTGTCCCAACACTTCGCGCGCTCGCGCGAAGACAAGTTCCATGGCATCGCCCATCACTGCGGGCTGGGCGAAGTGCCGATCCTCGAAGGCGTGGCCGCCCATCTGGAATGCGTGCAGGTGGCGGCGTATCCCGGTGGCGACCATGTGGTCTATATCGGCCGTGTGGAGCGCATCGGCCGCTCCGGGCGGGCACCGCTGGCTTTCGGGCATGGGGAATACCAGGTGGTGCGGGCGGCACAGGCCGTGCAGGCCGCGCAAGCTGCTCAGGCGGCCTGA
- a CDS encoding DUF447 domain-containing protein — MNDLIYETIVTTVSAAGRPHIAPMGVRHRGDDIVLMPFRPSTTYDNIVGTGAAVVNLTNDVRVFAGCLTGRHRWPTVAAERIRGVRLAGALSHLELRLRDEGGDPNRPTLRMARVYQCRHGDFPGFNRAQAAVIEAAVLVSRLHMLAPDKIAREMAYLQIAIDKTAGPAEHEAWQWLRERIDAHNAASLETTP, encoded by the coding sequence ATGAACGACCTCATCTACGAAACCATCGTCACCACGGTCTCGGCCGCGGGCCGGCCGCATATCGCACCGATGGGCGTGCGCCACCGTGGCGACGACATCGTGCTGATGCCCTTCCGGCCATCCACCACCTACGACAATATCGTCGGCACCGGCGCCGCCGTGGTCAACCTGACCAACGACGTGCGCGTCTTCGCCGGCTGCCTCACCGGCCGCCACCGCTGGCCCACCGTCGCGGCCGAGCGCATCCGCGGCGTGCGGCTGGCCGGCGCCCTGAGCCACCTCGAACTGCGCCTGCGCGACGAAGGCGGTGACCCCAACCGTCCCACGCTGCGCATGGCACGCGTGTACCAGTGCCGCCACGGCGACTTTCCCGGCTTCAACCGTGCCCAGGCCGCTGTCATCGAAGCCGCGGTGCTGGTCAGTCGCCTGCACATGCTTGCACCCGACAAGATCGCCCGCGAAATGGCCTACCTGCAGATCGCCATCGACAAGACCGCCGGCCCCGCCGAACACGAGGCATGGCAGTGGCTGCGCGAGCGGATCGACGCGCACAACGCTGCCTCCCTGGAGACCACACCATGA
- a CDS encoding NAD(P)-dependent methylenetetrahydromethanopterin dehydrogenase produces the protein MARPCILHMFTPGRQASPFDVNMAIDAGFDHVVPYAEVGPANVAAMTQDAIFSRGPKGVANTGIFIGGRDVMVAADMLDLARQSMVPPFAVSVFADPSGSYTTAAALVASVERQLRKAHGSDFTGKRVLVLGGSGAVGRVAGALASQLGARVWLSNRVDDEQAVRTSQETNARFQAQTQGILIRTTEALRAALAEADIVFATASAGVQVMSEADRDAAGRLLVAADVNAVPPAGIAGVEVMDDGKRIGTAAAVGVGALAIGNIKYQVQHRLFLAMREATTPVYLGFPEAMAMARAVAAELP, from the coding sequence ATGGCACGCCCCTGCATCCTGCATATGTTCACGCCTGGCCGCCAGGCCAGCCCGTTCGACGTCAATATGGCCATCGACGCCGGCTTTGACCACGTCGTGCCCTATGCAGAAGTCGGGCCCGCCAATGTCGCCGCGATGACGCAGGACGCGATCTTCTCGCGCGGGCCCAAGGGCGTGGCCAATACCGGCATCTTCATCGGCGGCCGCGACGTGATGGTGGCTGCCGACATGCTCGACCTCGCGCGCCAGTCCATGGTCCCGCCCTTTGCGGTATCGGTCTTCGCCGACCCCAGCGGCTCCTATACCACCGCGGCGGCACTGGTGGCCTCGGTGGAGCGCCAGTTGCGCAAGGCGCATGGCAGCGACTTCACCGGCAAGCGGGTGCTGGTGCTTGGCGGCAGCGGCGCGGTCGGGCGCGTGGCCGGCGCACTGGCCTCGCAGCTCGGCGCCCGGGTCTGGCTGTCGAATCGCGTCGACGACGAACAGGCCGTGCGCACCAGCCAGGAAACCAATGCGCGCTTCCAGGCGCAGACCCAGGGCATCCTGATCCGCACCACAGAAGCGCTGCGCGCCGCACTGGCCGAAGCCGATATCGTGTTCGCCACCGCCAGCGCTGGCGTGCAGGTCATGAGCGAAGCGGACCGGGACGCCGCCGGCAGGCTGCTGGTGGCAGCGGACGTGAACGCGGTGCCGCCCGCCGGCATCGCCGGCGTTGAGGTGATGGACGACGGCAAGCGCATCGGCACAGCGGCCGCGGTGGGCGTGGGCGCGCTTGCCATCGGCAATATCAAGTATCAGGTCCAGCACCGGCTCTTTCTCGCCATGCGCGAAGCGACCACGCCGGTCTACCTGGGCTTCCCCGAAGCCATGGCAATGGCGCGCGCGGTGGCTGCGGAATTGCCCTGA
- a CDS encoding ATP-grasp domain-containing protein yields MPNAPMLIAAGLSARMMAESAAQAGLPVIALDVFGDTDTRHAACHWEPLGGPDALSIDPERLLAALRRLRASHPLLGWIAGGGFEHQPGLIEAAHAIVPLLGNGAATVRTVKQPASFFRLLDALGIAHPPTRLNPPPCGEGWLSKRVGGTGGWHIRPLYQASASASAGEAQYYQQRVAGQSMSALFLANGSEARMVGVSRQHTAGEIGACGSADVPDEATSFLFCGASGPTALKPATANRLGEIVHAIVRETGLVGLNSIDFLLDADEIAVLEINPRLSATMALYADAFAGGLVQAHLQACRGILPPPLPAPLPAAGTSPLRGFHTVFAARAAHIGTALAADLMRTGWCHDIPPPGTAVDRGNPICTVFVEAATAGSLAILLQQRHAQIHHRLEAHHAQHHARHQERRGSPQPQRQFA; encoded by the coding sequence ATGCCCAATGCCCCCATGCTCATCGCCGCCGGACTATCGGCCCGCATGATGGCCGAGTCGGCCGCGCAGGCCGGGCTGCCCGTGATCGCGCTGGACGTGTTCGGCGATACCGACACGCGCCATGCCGCCTGCCATTGGGAGCCGCTGGGCGGTCCCGACGCGCTGTCGATCGACCCGGAGCGCCTGCTGGCCGCGCTGCGGCGCCTGCGCGCCAGCCACCCGCTGCTGGGATGGATCGCGGGCGGCGGCTTCGAGCACCAGCCCGGGCTGATCGAGGCAGCGCACGCCATCGTGCCCCTGCTGGGCAATGGCGCCGCAACCGTGCGCACCGTCAAGCAGCCCGCCAGCTTCTTCCGGCTGCTCGATGCACTTGGCATCGCCCATCCGCCTACCCGCCTGAACCCGCCACCGTGCGGCGAGGGCTGGCTGAGCAAGCGCGTTGGCGGCACCGGTGGCTGGCATATCCGGCCGCTGTACCAGGCATCCGCCAGCGCCAGCGCCGGCGAGGCGCAGTATTACCAGCAGCGCGTAGCGGGCCAGTCCATGTCCGCGCTGTTCCTGGCGAACGGCAGCGAGGCGCGCATGGTGGGCGTCAGCCGCCAGCATACGGCCGGCGAAATCGGCGCATGCGGCAGTGCGGACGTGCCCGACGAAGCCACCTCGTTCCTCTTCTGCGGCGCCAGCGGACCGACGGCGCTGAAACCGGCCACGGCCAACCGCCTGGGCGAGATCGTCCACGCCATCGTGCGCGAGACGGGCCTGGTCGGGCTAAACAGCATCGACTTCCTGCTCGACGCGGACGAGATCGCCGTGCTCGAAATCAACCCGCGGCTATCCGCGACCATGGCGCTTTACGCCGATGCCTTCGCCGGCGGCCTGGTGCAGGCCCATCTGCAGGCGTGCCGGGGGATCTTGCCTCCGCCGCTCCCGGCGCCCCTGCCAGCGGCTGGCACAAGCCCCCTGCGCGGCTTCCACACCGTCTTCGCCGCGCGCGCGGCCCACATTGGCACAGCGCTCGCCGCAGACCTGATGCGAACCGGCTGGTGCCACGATATTCCGCCGCCGGGCACCGCCGTCGACCGCGGCAACCCCATTTGCACGGTCTTCGTCGAAGCCGCGACCGCAGGCTCCCTCGCCATCCTCCTGCAGCAGCGGCATGCGCAAATCCACCACCGACTCGAGGCTCATCATGCCCAGCACCACGCCCGCCACCAGGAACGCCGGGGCAGCCCCCAGCCCCAGCGTCAATTCGCTTAG
- a CDS encoding flavoprotein, which translates to MPGTDDTDGHPAQAGGGPRFAWAVTGSGHFLEESLALAAALPDVDLFLSRAAEEVLAIYDIPLAALKARFRVFRDKTASAAPVGMLYGHRYHTTVIAPATSNTVAKCGFGISDTLPTNIFAQAGKLGIPGLVFACDTEPVVVTKGPQGWLKLHPRNIELENVERLRRIDHCQVACSIGELRAALDQRLRALSLTWNTSSF; encoded by the coding sequence CTGCCCGGCACGGACGACACCGACGGGCACCCCGCCCAGGCCGGCGGCGGGCCCCGCTTCGCCTGGGCCGTCACGGGCTCCGGCCATTTCCTGGAAGAAAGCCTGGCGCTGGCTGCCGCGCTGCCGGATGTGGACCTCTTCCTGTCGCGCGCGGCCGAGGAAGTACTGGCCATCTACGACATTCCGCTCGCAGCGCTGAAAGCGCGCTTTCGCGTGTTCCGCGACAAGACCGCCAGCGCGGCGCCGGTTGGCATGCTGTACGGGCACCGCTACCACACCACGGTGATCGCGCCGGCCACCAGCAATACCGTCGCCAAATGCGGGTTCGGCATCTCGGACACGCTGCCCACCAATATCTTTGCCCAGGCCGGCAAGCTCGGCATCCCCGGCCTGGTGTTCGCGTGCGATACCGAACCCGTGGTGGTGACCAAGGGCCCGCAGGGCTGGCTCAAGCTGCACCCCCGCAATATCGAACTGGAGAACGTGGAGCGGCTGCGCCGCATCGACCATTGCCAGGTGGCCTGCTCCATCGGCGAGTTGCGCGCGGCGCTGGATCAACGACTGAGAGCACTGTCACTGACATGGAACACATCGTCTTTCTGA
- the mch gene encoding methenyltetrahydromethanopterin cyclohydrolase, with translation MPSTTPATRNAGAAPSPSVNSLSQPLLARLLAQAGPWRLAVSAGPLGVRIVDAGVETRGSIAAGLAIAEICMGGLGRVQLRHGSDRSESGPDGGWPTRVEVSSGAPVLACLASQYAGWSLAASKEETGGKKFFALGSGPARALAGKEPLFAELGYRDRIADDANADANANGGACLVLEVDRAPPEAVVAKILRDCGLRPEQLTLILTPTASLAGTTQVVGRVLEVALHKAHVLGFALDRIVEGSAAAPLPPPGADAGEAMGRTNDAILYGGTVHLTVDTGDDAARALALALPSIGSRDYGRPFAEIFREYDHDFYRIDPALFAPAEVWVSNLASGRTWHAGALNMALLRGQWLQEA, from the coding sequence ATGCCCAGCACCACGCCCGCCACCAGGAACGCCGGGGCAGCCCCCAGCCCCAGCGTCAATTCGCTTAGCCAGCCACTGCTCGCGCGCCTGCTCGCGCAGGCCGGGCCATGGCGGCTCGCGGTGTCCGCCGGGCCGCTGGGCGTGCGCATCGTCGACGCGGGTGTCGAGACCCGCGGCAGCATCGCGGCGGGTCTCGCCATTGCCGAGATCTGCATGGGCGGCCTGGGCCGGGTACAGCTACGGCACGGCAGCGATCGCAGCGAGAGTGGTCCGGATGGCGGCTGGCCCACGCGGGTCGAGGTCAGCAGCGGCGCCCCGGTGCTGGCCTGCCTGGCGAGCCAGTATGCGGGCTGGAGCCTGGCCGCCAGCAAGGAAGAAACCGGCGGCAAAAAATTCTTCGCGCTGGGCTCCGGCCCGGCGCGCGCGCTCGCCGGCAAGGAGCCGTTGTTCGCGGAGCTCGGCTATCGCGACCGCATCGCGGATGATGCCAACGCCGATGCCAACGCCAACGGCGGCGCCTGCCTGGTGCTGGAGGTCGACCGCGCCCCGCCCGAGGCCGTCGTCGCCAAGATCCTGCGCGATTGCGGGCTGCGGCCCGAGCAGCTGACCCTGATCCTGACGCCGACGGCGAGCCTGGCCGGCACCACACAGGTCGTGGGGCGGGTGCTGGAAGTGGCGCTGCACAAGGCGCATGTGCTGGGCTTTGCGCTCGATCGCATCGTCGAAGGCAGCGCCGCCGCGCCGCTGCCGCCGCCCGGCGCCGACGCCGGCGAGGCCATGGGCCGTACCAACGATGCCATCCTCTACGGCGGCACCGTGCACCTGACCGTGGACACCGGCGACGATGCCGCGCGCGCGCTGGCACTGGCGCTGCCTTCTATCGGCTCGCGCGATTATGGCCGGCCCTTCGCCGAGATCTTCAGGGAATACGATCACGACTTCTACCGGATCGACCCCGCACTGTTTGCCCCGGCCGAGGTGTGGGTCAGCAACCTGGCCTCCGGGCGGACCTGGCACGCGGGCGCGCTGAACATGGCGTTGCTGCGCGGCCAGTGGCTGCAGGAAGCGTGA
- a CDS encoding triphosphoribosyl-dephospho-CoA synthase → MMAARGHDRAGAASAAFLWACTLDVAVAKPGNVSLCAPGHGMTARLFLDSAAAAAPPLTDTMLAVGARIERAVSATQAVARCNTNLGILLLCAPIAAAMEGTPPRDAEALRQRLETVLAGLTVADAQAAYRAIAQANPAGLGAAPEQDVAAPPTVDLRAAMRLAAMRDSVARQYANGYADLFALGLTVLRRHLASHGPWPARLQRAVTAVYLAFLARFPDSHIARKHGLAAARNVSYKARLLHRRLEAGQVIPREELARWDRLLKTDGLNPGTTADLTVASAMIAGCLDPALCALSAASPALATSAVGL, encoded by the coding sequence ATGATGGCCGCGCGCGGGCACGACCGCGCCGGCGCCGCGTCGGCCGCCTTTCTCTGGGCCTGCACGCTCGACGTGGCGGTGGCCAAGCCGGGCAATGTCAGCCTGTGTGCGCCGGGCCACGGCATGACCGCGCGGCTGTTCCTGGACAGCGCCGCCGCGGCCGCGCCGCCACTGACCGACACCATGCTGGCGGTCGGCGCACGGATCGAGCGCGCGGTGTCCGCCACGCAGGCGGTCGCGCGCTGCAACACCAATCTCGGCATCCTGCTGCTGTGCGCGCCGATCGCTGCCGCCATGGAAGGCACGCCACCGCGCGACGCCGAAGCCCTGCGCCAGCGGCTGGAGACCGTCCTGGCTGGCCTGACCGTGGCCGATGCGCAGGCGGCCTACCGCGCCATTGCCCAGGCCAATCCGGCCGGCCTGGGCGCGGCGCCCGAGCAGGATGTGGCAGCACCGCCGACGGTGGACCTGCGCGCTGCCATGCGCCTGGCCGCCATGCGCGACAGCGTCGCGCGCCAGTATGCCAATGGCTATGCCGACCTGTTCGCCCTCGGGCTGACGGTACTGCGTCGCCACCTGGCGAGCCACGGCCCCTGGCCGGCGCGGCTGCAACGCGCGGTCACGGCGGTGTACCTGGCCTTCCTGGCCCGCTTTCCGGATTCGCATATCGCGCGCAAGCATGGGCTGGCCGCGGCCAGGAACGTCAGCTACAAGGCGCGCCTGTTGCATCGGCGCCTCGAAGCCGGCCAGGTCATCCCGCGCGAGGAGCTGGCCCGATGGGACCGGCTGCTGAAGACCGACGGGCTCAATCCCGGCACCACCGCCGACCTGACGGTGGCCAGCGCGATGATCGCCGGCTGTCTCGACCCGGCGCTATGCGCGCTGTCCGCGGCTTCGCCGGCACTGGCAACGTCCGCTGTCGGCCTGTAG
- a CDS encoding ATP-grasp domain-containing protein has protein sequence MRPTSLPPPSVAGTAQGLRVAIMTDERGWHTTRLKRALRARGCEGHCVDLADCRIDTTWAWHGLAIPGYGRGLPDAVIVRGVAGGSFEQVTLRLGILHALRELGVPVYNDARAIERSVDKGMTSFLLHLAGIPTPATWVSESVPQARRTVMRESAAGRALVLKPLFGSQGKGLQRIGALATGHAPLPALSPYRHVAYLQRFVPAPAASDGASDGASARPGFDWRVLVVGGQAVAAMRRVSDHWVHNVAQGAQCEHAEISPALAALAIRATEALGLDYAGVDLVPAAGARAGEAGALVIEVNGVAAWRGLQSVTEGDIAGLLVDDLLGRKLPAARACAKRAGALA, from the coding sequence ATGCGGCCCACCTCTCTTCCCCCACCCTCCGTGGCCGGCACGGCGCAAGGGCTGCGGGTCGCCATCATGACCGACGAGCGCGGCTGGCACACCACCAGGCTCAAGCGCGCCTTGCGCGCGCGCGGTTGCGAGGGTCACTGCGTGGACCTGGCCGACTGCCGCATCGACACCACCTGGGCCTGGCACGGCCTGGCGATCCCCGGCTACGGCCGCGGCCTGCCGGACGCCGTGATCGTGCGCGGCGTCGCGGGCGGCAGCTTCGAGCAGGTGACGCTGCGCCTGGGCATCCTGCACGCGCTGCGCGAGCTCGGCGTTCCCGTGTACAACGACGCGCGTGCCATCGAGCGCAGCGTAGACAAGGGCATGACCAGTTTCCTGCTGCACCTGGCCGGGATTCCGACGCCGGCCACCTGGGTCAGCGAATCGGTGCCGCAGGCCCGGCGTACGGTGATGCGCGAAAGCGCGGCGGGGCGGGCGCTGGTGCTAAAACCCCTGTTCGGCTCGCAAGGCAAGGGCCTGCAGCGCATCGGCGCGCTGGCGACGGGACATGCGCCGCTGCCCGCGCTGTCGCCGTACCGGCACGTGGCGTATCTGCAGCGCTTCGTACCGGCGCCGGCGGCCAGCGACGGTGCCAGCGACGGTGCCAGTGCCAGGCCAGGCTTCGACTGGCGTGTGCTGGTGGTTGGTGGCCAGGCGGTGGCAGCCATGCGCCGCGTCAGCGATCACTGGGTTCACAACGTGGCGCAAGGCGCGCAGTGTGAGCATGCCGAGATTTCGCCCGCGCTGGCCGCGCTGGCGATACGCGCCACCGAGGCACTCGGTCTGGATTACGCCGGGGTGGACCTGGTGCCTGCCGCCGGCGCTCGCGCAGGCGAGGCAGGCGCACTCGTGATCGAGGTCAACGGCGTCGCCGCCTGGCGCGGCCTGCAGTCCGTCACCGAAGGCGACATCGCCGGCCTGCTGGTGGACGACCTGCTGGGCCGCAAGCTGCCCGCCGCCCGTGCGTGCGCGAAGCGTGCAGGAGCCCTGGCATGA
- a CDS encoding DUF6513 domain-containing protein, which yields MEHIVFLTGRLAEKGLERVLRSLEPAPFTWEIREIGLQVAALMTADMVRRRVAAPVAADRIVVPGRCRGDLDELSRHYGMPVERGPEDLKDLPGFFNRKARPVDLSRHDIAIFAEIVDAPQLDIAGICARAYRHRAEGADVIDLGCLPATAFPHLEDAVRALKAQGFQVSVDSMNTDELLRGGRAGADYLLSLSLDTLWVADEVAATPILVPSQPGDERSLHAAVEAMQARGRAYIADAILDPIPFGLLASLGRYERLRQRFADAPIMLGIGNLTELTEADTGGINALLMGIAVELRASAVLTTQVSGHARRAIREADVARRMMYAAREQRSLPKGLTDEMMSLHARDPYPDTAEEIAETASAIRDPNFRVQVSEQGIHAYNRDGHHVAADPFALFPRLQLEHDGNHAFYMGVELARAEVAWRLGKRYVQDQSLDWGCAVGREAQNLAEWCAPGTTMRKRA from the coding sequence ATGGAACACATCGTCTTTCTGACCGGGCGCCTGGCCGAGAAAGGCCTGGAGCGGGTGCTGCGCAGCCTGGAGCCCGCGCCGTTCACCTGGGAAATCCGCGAGATCGGCCTGCAGGTAGCCGCGCTGATGACCGCCGACATGGTGCGCCGGCGGGTGGCGGCGCCGGTGGCGGCAGACCGTATCGTGGTGCCCGGGCGCTGCCGCGGCGACCTGGACGAGCTCTCCCGCCACTACGGCATGCCGGTCGAGCGCGGGCCGGAAGACCTCAAGGACCTGCCCGGGTTCTTCAATCGCAAGGCGCGGCCCGTGGATTTGTCCCGGCATGACATCGCGATCTTTGCCGAGATCGTTGACGCACCGCAACTCGACATCGCGGGCATCTGCGCACGCGCGTACCGCCACCGCGCCGAGGGCGCCGACGTGATCGACCTGGGCTGCCTGCCCGCCACCGCATTCCCCCACCTGGAAGACGCCGTGCGCGCGCTCAAGGCCCAAGGCTTCCAGGTCAGCGTCGATTCCATGAATACCGACGAGCTGCTGCGTGGCGGCCGCGCCGGCGCGGACTACCTGCTCAGCCTGTCGCTCGATACCCTGTGGGTGGCCGACGAAGTCGCCGCGACGCCCATCCTCGTGCCCAGCCAGCCCGGGGACGAACGCTCGCTCCATGCCGCCGTCGAAGCCATGCAGGCGCGCGGACGCGCCTACATCGCCGACGCCATCCTCGATCCGATTCCGTTCGGACTGCTGGCATCGCTGGGGCGCTACGAGCGCCTGCGCCAGCGCTTCGCCGATGCGCCCATCATGCTCGGCATCGGCAACCTGACCGAGCTGACCGAGGCCGACACCGGCGGCATCAACGCGCTCCTGATGGGCATTGCGGTGGAGCTGCGCGCGTCGGCGGTGCTGACCACCCAGGTCAGCGGCCACGCACGCCGCGCCATCCGCGAAGCCGACGTGGCGCGCCGCATGATGTATGCCGCGCGCGAGCAGCGCTCGCTGCCCAAGGGCCTCACCGACGAGATGATGTCCCTGCACGCGCGCGATCCCTATCCCGACACGGCCGAGGAGATCGCCGAGACCGCCAGCGCCATCCGCGATCCGAACTTCCGCGTGCAGGTCTCCGAGCAGGGCATCCACGCCTACAACCGCGACGGCCACCACGTGGCCGCCGACCCCTTTGCGCTGTTCCCGCGCCTGCAGCTCGAGCATGACGGCAACCATGCCTTCTACATGGGGGTGGAACTGGCCCGCGCCGAGGTCGCCTGGCGCCTGGGCAAGCGCTACGTGCAGGACCAGTCGCTGGACTGGGGCTGCGCCGTCGGGCGCGAGGCGCAGAACCTGGCCGAATGGTGCGCGCCGGGCACCACCATGCGCAAGCGCGCCTAG
- a CDS encoding dihydroneopterin aldolase: MKRDDMMVAAATAEFNRAGQAGPMAGQYMGVTSGATSGAMDLIFIEGFEGQTVIGIDDGELHTPQPIRIDLTAGLARSAACSTDRIGDTIDYGKVRAALRELMATHGLRLLEAFAERVAQLLLEDFGAHWVRVVVVKPRKFDDVSAVGVAIERRRDDRLAVREQGLGWPSPGAMSA, translated from the coding sequence ATGAAGCGAGACGACATGATGGTGGCGGCCGCGACCGCGGAGTTCAACCGGGCGGGGCAGGCGGGACCGATGGCCGGGCAGTATATGGGTGTCACCAGCGGTGCCACCAGCGGCGCCATGGACCTGATCTTTATCGAGGGTTTCGAGGGCCAGACGGTGATCGGCATCGATGACGGCGAGCTGCACACGCCGCAGCCCATCCGCATCGACCTCACCGCCGGGCTCGCGCGCAGCGCCGCCTGCAGCACGGACCGGATCGGCGACACCATCGACTACGGCAAGGTGCGCGCGGCCTTGCGCGAGCTGATGGCCACGCATGGCCTGCGCTTGCTGGAAGCCTTTGCCGAGCGTGTGGCGCAACTGCTGCTGGAAGACTTCGGCGCCCACTGGGTGCGCGTGGTCGTGGTGAAGCCGAGGAAGTTCGACGATGTGAGCGCGGTCGGCGTGGCCATCGAGCGGCGCCGGGACGATCGGCTGGCTGTCAGGGAGCAGGGACTCGGCTGGCCGAGCCCGGGCGCGATGTCCGCCTGA
- a CDS encoding (5-formylfuran-3-yl)methyl phosphate synthase, whose amino-acid sequence MTALLTSVRNVEEALEAARAGADLIDLKEPRAGALGALPAQTVCEVVRAVRTRWPNRLLSATIGDLAPAEHALMVLMANTIGRCGVDYVKVGVAPGPHAREALGQLAGLPWQVVPVFLADDGVDLALVEAACALGFPAVMADTADKRSGTLFDCTDMATLRAMVGLAGRHGIKVGMAGSLRLEHLPRLRALGPDFAGFRGALCDSGRGGRLDPAKVAALRAGLNLAAGLEAQAA is encoded by the coding sequence ATGACCGCCCTGCTCACCAGCGTACGCAATGTGGAAGAAGCCCTGGAAGCCGCCCGGGCCGGCGCCGACCTGATCGATCTCAAGGAACCCAGGGCCGGCGCGCTCGGCGCGCTGCCCGCGCAGACCGTGTGCGAGGTCGTCCGGGCCGTGCGCACGCGCTGGCCTAACCGCCTGCTGAGCGCCACCATCGGCGACCTCGCGCCAGCCGAGCATGCACTCATGGTGCTGATGGCCAACACCATCGGCAGGTGCGGCGTCGACTACGTCAAGGTCGGCGTCGCCCCCGGCCCGCACGCACGCGAAGCCCTGGGGCAACTGGCCGGCCTGCCCTGGCAGGTGGTGCCGGTATTCCTGGCCGACGATGGCGTCGACCTCGCGCTGGTCGAAGCCGCCTGCGCGCTGGGCTTTCCGGCGGTGATGGCGGACACGGCCGACAAGCGCTCCGGCACCCTGTTCGACTGCACGGACATGGCAACGCTGCGCGCCATGGTCGGGCTTGCCGGGCGGCATGGCATCAAGGTGGGGATGGCGGGATCGTTGCGGCTTGAGCATCTGCCACGACTGCGGGCGCTCGGGCCGGACTTCGCCGGCTTCCGTGGCGCGCTGTGCGACAGCGGGCGCGGCGGCAGGCTTGACCCCGCAAAGGTGGCCGCGTTGCGGGCCGGACTGAACCTGGCCGCGGGACTGGAGGCGCAGGCGGCCTGA
- a CDS encoding beta-ribofuranosylaminobenzene 5'-phosphate synthase family protein, with product MHKIATSPHRSQPAGAIGIRANGRLHLGFLDPGATLGRRFGSLGLAIEGPATVLDLAPAAQDRITALHPAAQAELPRVSAWLERLRQASGMRRPLALRLHEVLPAHAGFGSGTQLALALGRAYAECHALPWSGAEIARILERGGRSGVGIAAFEHGGLLLDGGPRGAGTVPPLTARFGFPSDWRIVLLLDDSRTGLHGAAEKEAIQALPPFPRPLAAELCHRVLMQILPAAAEQEFAPFAQGLNQLQQVIGNYFAPAQGGVYSSPAVARVLDWVTRQAGSDAVAVGQSSWGPTGFAIVPSQAAAEQAVAGARAAGLLPGCLEARIVRGANHGAGSVLPAQHRSAA from the coding sequence ATGCACAAGATTGCCACCTCACCGCATCGCAGCCAGCCCGCCGGCGCCATCGGCATCCGCGCCAACGGCCGGCTGCACCTGGGCTTTCTCGACCCCGGCGCCACGCTGGGCCGGCGCTTCGGCAGCCTCGGCCTCGCGATCGAGGGGCCGGCCACCGTCCTGGACCTGGCGCCCGCAGCGCAGGACCGGATCACCGCGCTCCACCCTGCCGCGCAAGCGGAACTGCCGCGCGTGAGCGCCTGGCTGGAGCGGCTGCGGCAGGCCAGCGGCATGCGCCGGCCGCTTGCGCTGCGGCTGCACGAGGTGCTGCCCGCGCATGCCGGCTTCGGCTCCGGCACCCAGCTCGCACTGGCCCTTGGCCGGGCCTATGCCGAGTGCCACGCGTTGCCGTGGTCCGGCGCGGAGATTGCCCGCATCCTGGAGCGCGGCGGCCGCTCCGGCGTGGGCATCGCGGCGTTCGAGCATGGCGGCCTGCTGCTGGACGGTGGACCGCGCGGCGCGGGCACCGTGCCGCCGCTGACGGCGCGCTTCGGGTTCCCGTCCGACTGGCGCATCGTGCTGCTGCTGGACGACAGTCGCACCGGCCTGCACGGCGCAGCGGAGAAGGAGGCCATCCAGGCCCTGCCGCCCTTCCCCAGGCCGCTGGCCGCGGAGCTCTGCCACCGCGTGCTGATGCAGATCCTGCCGGCGGCCGCCGAGCAGGAGTTCGCCCCGTTCGCGCAGGGCCTGAACCAGTTGCAGCAAGTCATCGGCAACTACTTCGCGCCAGCCCAGGGCGGGGTCTACAGCAGCCCGGCGGTTGCGCGCGTGCTGGACTGGGTCACGCGGCAGGCCGGCAGCGATGCGGTTGCGGTGGGCCAGAGTTCGTGGGGGCCGACCGGCTTTGCCATCGTGCCGTCGCAGGCGGCCGCCGAGCAAGCCGTGGCCGGCGCGCGCGCGGCGGGCCTGTTGCCGGGCTGCCTGGAGGCGCGCATCGTGCGCGGCGCCAACCATGGCGCCGGCAGCGTGCTGCCGGCGCAGCATCGCAGCGCGGCCTGA